From Verrucomicrobiota bacterium:
CAGATTCATCGCGCCGGAGTGAGACTGTTGCCCATCGTTTCCTTCGTGGCCCTGGCGTTGGGGCTCGTTGTCATCGGCCAGACGGTCGCGCTATTGAGCCGCGTCGGCGCGACGACCTACGCGGGCGCGATCATGGTGACGGTGGTCGTCCGCGAATTGGGGCCGCTGATCACGGCGCTTCTTGTGCTCGCGCGCATCGGCACAGCCATCGTGATCGAGTTGGGGACGGCGCGGGCGCTGGGGGAAGTGGAAGCGCTCGAAGCGCTCGGCATCGATCCGATTCATTACCTCGTCATGCCGCGCGTGGTGGGGCTGGCGCTGGGGATTTTCTCGCTCACGGTCTATTTGATTTTGATGGCGCTGGGAGGCGGTTACCTGTTCGCGTTTTTGCAGGACGTTCCGCTGATGCCGGGCGATTACTTCAGCCAGCTTGCGACGGCGTTGCGCTGGGAAGATTTCGTCTTGCTTGCGCTTAAGACTTGCGCGTTCGGAACCATCATCGCGGTCGTGACATGCTTTCACGGGCTGGCGCGGCCGTTGCGCATCCAGGAAGTGGCCGAAGCAACTACGCGCGCGGTGGTCGAGAGCCTGGTCGCGTGCACGTTGCTCGACGCGTTGTTCATCATCATATATTTGCTGATGTGAGAGCGCATTTTGAAAATGTCTCTAGGCTGGAACAGGCCACTGGTTCGGCGGCAGGTTGCCGCCGCAAACGGGCTGGTAGCCCGTTCCACCCATCTGAACTTTGAACCTTAAACTTTGAACTCCGAACCGGTCCCCACCGCCGCTGCTCTGGAAATGCTGGATGTGTGCGTCGCCGCTTCGCACGCGCCCGAATCCGCGGTGATCGAAGGCATCGATTGGACGGTTGGCATCGGCGATTTTTGGATCGTGGGCGGCTCTTCGGGTTCGGGCAAAAGCGATTTGCTGGCGACGGCAGCGGGGCTGCTGCGGCCCGTTCGCGGGGTGCACCGGCTCTTCGGACAAGAACTGATGCGGCTGGATGAAGAGAGCTTCCTTCGCCAACGGCGCCGGGCCGGACTCGTGTTCGGAAACGAGGGCCGGTTGTTCAACCAGATGACCGTCGGCGAGAATCTCGCGCTGCCGCTCTGCTATCACGGGAACTGCGACGCGCCAGAGGTCCGCGAACGGGTCGATGAAATTCTCGAACACACGGGGCTATCCGCGCTGGCCAACCGAACACCCGCCAGCGTGAATCGGAGTCTTCGCTCCCGGGTCGCCCTGGCGCGCGCGCTGGCCTTGCAGCCGGAATTGCTGCTGCTGGACAATCCCGTCCGGGACTCCGACCCGGCGCAGCGGCGTTGGTGGATCGATTTCCTGTCCAGTCTGTGCGCGGGGCACGCCGTCTTGAGCCGGCGCCGCACAGCGATCGTCGTGGCCACGGATGATTTCCGCCCGTGGCTTGGGTCCGGGCAACAGTTCGCGTTGATTGCCGGGAAAGGCTGGCGAAGGATTGGCACGCGCTCCGAACTCGCCGCGTGTGAGGAGCCGCAGTTGCGAGAATTGCTGCACGAGGAAATCCCAGGGAAGCGCGGCTGACGCCGCAACCAAATCGTTACACCGTTACTGATCAGACCGTGGGATTGACGACAGATCGACAGCAGAACCGTAGCGCAGATTTTCAATCTGCTGTATCGCCGATTTCCAATCGGCAGGGCGCCGGCAAGTCCCAGCGGGCTCGGACTGGGAGACGCCCCGCAGAATACAATTCTGCGATACGGCAGAGTGCAACTCTGCGCTGCGAGCTTTGTCCTCCATCCCGCGGACCAAGCAGTATCTCACGGCCTCTTAGCCGATTACTGGGTACTGATTACTTTGGTTGCGGCGAAACCACGCTGGGTTCATCCGTGTTCATTTTTGGCCCGGTGCCTTCTCAACTTACCAGCGCTTTGTTACGAGATTGACGGTGACGAAACGGATCGGACCTGCCTAACATGGCCGGCATTGAAGCGATGCGTTCACCCGGTTCATGTCCCCACTTGTTCGGCCGACGCGGAGCCGCGTTCACTTTGATCGAATTGCTTGTCGTGATCGCCATCATCGCGATCCTGGCCGGGATGCTTCTCCCCGCGCTGTCCCGCGCCAAAGACAAAGCCAAAACGATCCAGTGCCTCTCCACGCTGCGCCAGTGGGGTCTGGGGCTTCAGGTGTTTGCCACCGACAACGAAGATCAGATGCCCCGCGACGGCACGGATAACGGCGGGCAGTACGGCGTGGACACAGGGAGCACAACGGGACCGGGCAGCCCCAACGATCCTTTCGCGTGGTTCAACACGCTGCCGCCGAACCTCAGCGACCAGCCGCTCTCCAATTACTGGAACGGCGTCACCAGCGACTTCAAGACGCGCCTGCCCTTCCCCGGCGGGAACGGGAAAGGATGGCACTGCGCAGCGGCCAGAGCGGCGGGTGACGACCGTTTCAAGAGCGGCGGTTCGTTCGGCTTCTTCAGTTACGTGATGAACCTGGATTTGAAGCTCCTGTCCACGATCCGCAACAACGTCCAGGGAAACAGCTACGAATATCCCGGCATGCCCAAGCTGAGCACCGTGCAAAGTCCGTCCGCCGTGGTGCTCCTGGTGGACACCGCATTCAGCCCGACGCTGGAAACGTACACGAGCAGTCCGGATCGGAACGGCATTTTCCCGGCTGCCCGAAGCGAGCGGTTTGCGCAACGCCACAACGGATCGGGCGCGAATCTTGTTTTCGTGGACGGCCACGCCGCGTTTTTCAAACGCCGTTACATCACGAACGGCGCGCCGTCATCGCGGGAAGAAAAATTCAACCCGGATGTCATCTGGAATCCGCGGCGCGATGTGCCGTAAGCGTCGGCTGCGGTAGGACGAGTCCGACGCCCGGCGAGCCGTGTCCGACGTGCTGAAAACACGTTGGAGTCGGCTCGCTGGGGACAGGCTCGCCCTACCGAACTCAAACTGAGAATTGCTGTGAAACGGGTTAGATTGCCAGACCTTGCATGAAAACTATTTCATTCATGATTCGGATTCTCTTCGTTCTCGCCGGAGCGGCGATGCCGTCCGCGCTGGCGCAACCCGTCGTGCCCATTGCCCAAGTCCGCGCTCCCGTGGACAAGGTCAACTACGTTCCCTCCGACACGACGACTTTGTTCACCGCGGAAGGTGTCGTCACGACCCATGTGAATCTGACCTCGGGCACGAACGTGCTGTTCCACATTCAGGACAGCACGGCGGGCATTGCTGTTTTCTGGCGCGGCGGCACGACGAAGTTTGTGCCCAAAGCCGGCGATCAAGTTCGAGTCACCGCTTCCCTGACTCATTTCAATGGCCTGCTGGAAATGGCGCCAACCACGGCCACCACGACCCATAGCGTCACGCTGATTTCCAGCGCCAATCCGTTGCCCTCGCCGACTCCCTTGGAATTTCGCTGGCAAACCGATCCGGCGCTCATTGAGCCCCACGAGGGTAAGCTCATGGTCGTGTCCAACGTGGTCGTGGACGCGGCCGGCGGATCGTTCACATCCGGAAGCAATGTCACCATGACA
This genomic window contains:
- a CDS encoding ATP-binding cassette domain-containing protein — translated: MNSEPVPTAAALEMLDVCVAASHAPESAVIEGIDWTVGIGDFWIVGGSSGSGKSDLLATAAGLLRPVRGVHRLFGQELMRLDEESFLRQRRRAGLVFGNEGRLFNQMTVGENLALPLCYHGNCDAPEVRERVDEILEHTGLSALANRTPASVNRSLRSRVALARALALQPELLLLDNPVRDSDPAQRRWWIDFLSSLCAGHAVLSRRRTAIVVATDDFRPWLGSGQQFALIAGKGWRRIGTRSELAACEEPQLRELLHEEIPGKRG
- a CDS encoding ABC transporter permease; translation: MHDAPTPTAGLDSSGDTLQVRWARRYLNWIGWRILRLLHTVQGLGAFGLITLGVIVTKFKTASHVIHPLIRAQIHRAGVRLLPIVSFVALALGLVVIGQTVALLSRVGATTYAGAIMVTVVVRELGPLITALLVLARIGTAIVIELGTARALGEVEALEALGIDPIHYLVMPRVVGLALGIFSLTVYLILMALGGGYLFAFLQDVPLMPGDYFSQLATALRWEDFVLLALKTCAFGTIIAVVTCFHGLARPLRIQEVAEATTRAVVESLVACTLLDALFIIIYLLM